In Ovis canadensis isolate MfBH-ARS-UI-01 breed Bighorn chromosome 11, ARS-UI_OviCan_v2, whole genome shotgun sequence, one genomic interval encodes:
- the DHRS11 gene encoding dehydrogenase/reductase SDR family member 11 isoform X3: MWPIAEERRVEQGAEAGQSGGRSWRTSDAGRSTAGAAGVTRERPGPYDLGRSPAVQVLCSQSEVRGRLGTLARAGMERWRDRLALVTGASGGIGAAVARALVQQGLKVVGCARTVGNIEELAAECKSAGYPGTLIPYRCDLSNEEDILSMFSAVRSQHSGVDICINNAGLARPDTLLSGSTRGWKEMFNVNVLALSICTREAYQSMRERKVDDGHIININSMSGHRVPPPAETHFYSATKYAVTALTEGLRQELREAQSHIRATCLKPEDVAEAVIYVLSTPPHVQVSLALAVCPLEDPSQPRGGEWGGLKRVGRASRLPQALCLLQIGDIQMRPTEQVT, from the exons ATGTGGCCGATCGCCGAGGAGCGGAGGGTGGAGCAGGGGGCGGAGGCCGGCCAGAGTGGAGGCAGGTCCTGGCGTACCTCTGACGCGGGCAGGTCGACGGCGGGCGCCGCGGGGGTGACAAGAGAGCGGCCGGGCCCCTACGACCTAGGGCGGAGCCCGGCGGTCCAAGTGCTCTGCTCCCAGAGCGAGGTGCGCGGGCGGCTCGGGACCCTGGCCAGAGCCGGCATGGAGCGGTGGCGTGACCGGCTGGCACTGGTGACGGGAGCCTCGGGAGGCATCGGCGCGGCCGTGGCCCGGGCCCTGGTCCAGCAGGGTCTGAAGGTGGTGGGTTGTGCCCGCACCGTGGGCAACATCGAG GAGCTGGCTGCAGAATGTAAGAGTGCAGGCTACCCCGGGACTTTGATCCCCTACAGATGCGACCTGTCGAACGAGGAGGACATCCTCTCCATGTTCTCAGCGGTCCGCTCTCAGCACAGTGGTGTGGACATCTGCATCAACAACGCTGGCCTGGCCCGGCCTGACACCCTGCTCTCAGGCAGCACCAGAGGCTGGAAGGAAATGTTCAAT GTGAACGTGCTGGCCCTCAGCATCTGCACGCGGGAAGCCTACCAGTCCATGCGGGAGCGGAAGGTGGATGACGGACACATCATCAACATCAACAG CATGAGTGGCCACCGAGTGCCACCCCCAGCCGAGACCCATTTCTACAGCGCTACCAAGTACGCTGTCACCGCGCTGACGGAGGGGCTGAGGCAAGAGCTCCGGGAGGCCCAGAGCCACATCCGAGCCACG TGTCTCAAACCTGAGGATGTGGCCGAGGCTGTCATCTATGTTCTCAGCACGCCCCCACATGTCCAGGTGAGTCTGGCCTTGGCTGTCTGTCCCCTGGAGGATCCCAGCCAGCCCAGAGGCGGAGAGTGGGGAGGCCTTAAAAGGGTGGGGAGAGCGTCCCGGCTTCCTCAAGCCTTGTGCCTTCTGCAGATTGGAGACATCCAGATGAGGCCCACGGAGCAGGTGACCTAG
- the DHRS11 gene encoding dehydrogenase/reductase SDR family member 11 isoform X1: MWPIAEERRVEQGAEAGQSGGRSWRTSDAGRSTAGAAGVTRERPGPYDLGRSPAVQVLCSQSEVRGRLGTLARAGMERWRDRLALVTGASGGIGAAVARALVQQGLKVVGCARTVGNIEELAAECKSAGYPGTLIPYRCDLSNEEDILSMFSAVRSQHSGVDICINNAGLARPDTLLSGSTRGWKEMFNVNVLALSICTREAYQSMRERKVDDGHIININSMSGHRVPPPAETHFYSATKYAVTALTEGLRQELREAQSHIRATCISPGVVETQFAFKLHDKDPEKAAATYEHMKCLKPEDVAEAVIYVLSTPPHVQVSLALAVCPLEDPSQPRGGEWGGLKRVGRASRLPQALCLLQIGDIQMRPTEQVT, encoded by the exons ATGTGGCCGATCGCCGAGGAGCGGAGGGTGGAGCAGGGGGCGGAGGCCGGCCAGAGTGGAGGCAGGTCCTGGCGTACCTCTGACGCGGGCAGGTCGACGGCGGGCGCCGCGGGGGTGACAAGAGAGCGGCCGGGCCCCTACGACCTAGGGCGGAGCCCGGCGGTCCAAGTGCTCTGCTCCCAGAGCGAGGTGCGCGGGCGGCTCGGGACCCTGGCCAGAGCCGGCATGGAGCGGTGGCGTGACCGGCTGGCACTGGTGACGGGAGCCTCGGGAGGCATCGGCGCGGCCGTGGCCCGGGCCCTGGTCCAGCAGGGTCTGAAGGTGGTGGGTTGTGCCCGCACCGTGGGCAACATCGAG GAGCTGGCTGCAGAATGTAAGAGTGCAGGCTACCCCGGGACTTTGATCCCCTACAGATGCGACCTGTCGAACGAGGAGGACATCCTCTCCATGTTCTCAGCGGTCCGCTCTCAGCACAGTGGTGTGGACATCTGCATCAACAACGCTGGCCTGGCCCGGCCTGACACCCTGCTCTCAGGCAGCACCAGAGGCTGGAAGGAAATGTTCAAT GTGAACGTGCTGGCCCTCAGCATCTGCACGCGGGAAGCCTACCAGTCCATGCGGGAGCGGAAGGTGGATGACGGACACATCATCAACATCAACAG CATGAGTGGCCACCGAGTGCCACCCCCAGCCGAGACCCATTTCTACAGCGCTACCAAGTACGCTGTCACCGCGCTGACGGAGGGGCTGAGGCAAGAGCTCCGGGAGGCCCAGAGCCACATCCGAGCCACG TGCATTTCTCCAGGAGTGGTGGAGACACAGTTTGCCTTCAAACTTCACGACAAGGACCCTGAGAAGGCAGCTGCCACCTATGAACACATGAAG TGTCTCAAACCTGAGGATGTGGCCGAGGCTGTCATCTATGTTCTCAGCACGCCCCCACATGTCCAGGTGAGTCTGGCCTTGGCTGTCTGTCCCCTGGAGGATCCCAGCCAGCCCAGAGGCGGAGAGTGGGGAGGCCTTAAAAGGGTGGGGAGAGCGTCCCGGCTTCCTCAAGCCTTGTGCCTTCTGCAGATTGGAGACATCCAGATGAGGCCCACGGAGCAGGTGACCTAG
- the DHRS11 gene encoding dehydrogenase/reductase SDR family member 11 isoform X4 — protein sequence MWPIAEERRVEQGAEAGQSGGRSWRTSDAGRSTAGAAGVTRERPGPYDLGRSPAVQVLCSQSEVRGRLGTLARAGMERWRDRLALVTGASGGIGAAVARALVQQGLKVVGCARTVGNIEELAAECKSAGYPGTLIPYRCDLSNEEDILSMFSAVRSQHSGVDICINNAGLARPDTLLSGSTRGWKEMFNVNVLALSICTREAYQSMRERKVDDGHIININSMSGHRVPPPAETHFYSATKYAVTALTEGLRQELREAQSHIRATCLKPEDVAEAVIYVLSTPPHVQIGDIQMRPTEQVT from the exons ATGTGGCCGATCGCCGAGGAGCGGAGGGTGGAGCAGGGGGCGGAGGCCGGCCAGAGTGGAGGCAGGTCCTGGCGTACCTCTGACGCGGGCAGGTCGACGGCGGGCGCCGCGGGGGTGACAAGAGAGCGGCCGGGCCCCTACGACCTAGGGCGGAGCCCGGCGGTCCAAGTGCTCTGCTCCCAGAGCGAGGTGCGCGGGCGGCTCGGGACCCTGGCCAGAGCCGGCATGGAGCGGTGGCGTGACCGGCTGGCACTGGTGACGGGAGCCTCGGGAGGCATCGGCGCGGCCGTGGCCCGGGCCCTGGTCCAGCAGGGTCTGAAGGTGGTGGGTTGTGCCCGCACCGTGGGCAACATCGAG GAGCTGGCTGCAGAATGTAAGAGTGCAGGCTACCCCGGGACTTTGATCCCCTACAGATGCGACCTGTCGAACGAGGAGGACATCCTCTCCATGTTCTCAGCGGTCCGCTCTCAGCACAGTGGTGTGGACATCTGCATCAACAACGCTGGCCTGGCCCGGCCTGACACCCTGCTCTCAGGCAGCACCAGAGGCTGGAAGGAAATGTTCAAT GTGAACGTGCTGGCCCTCAGCATCTGCACGCGGGAAGCCTACCAGTCCATGCGGGAGCGGAAGGTGGATGACGGACACATCATCAACATCAACAG CATGAGTGGCCACCGAGTGCCACCCCCAGCCGAGACCCATTTCTACAGCGCTACCAAGTACGCTGTCACCGCGCTGACGGAGGGGCTGAGGCAAGAGCTCCGGGAGGCCCAGAGCCACATCCGAGCCACG TGTCTCAAACCTGAGGATGTGGCCGAGGCTGTCATCTATGTTCTCAGCACGCCCCCACATGTCCAG ATTGGAGACATCCAGATGAGGCCCACGGAGCAGGTGACCTAG
- the DHRS11 gene encoding dehydrogenase/reductase SDR family member 11 isoform X2, translated as MGRGGALAAGAGRGGAAGPHRPPAGMWPIAEERRVEQGAEAGQSGGRSWRTSDAGRSTAGAAGVTRERPGPYDLGRSPAVQVLCSQSEVRGRLGTLARAGMERWRDRLALVTGASGGIGAAVARALVQQGLKVVGCARTVGNIEELAAECKSAGYPGTLIPYRCDLSNEEDILSMFSAVRSQHSGVDICINNAGLARPDTLLSGSTRGWKEMFNVNVLALSICTREAYQSMRERKVDDGHIININSMSGHRVPPPAETHFYSATKYAVTALTEGLRQELREAQSHIRATCISPGVVETQFAFKLHDKDPEKAAATYEHMKCLKPEDVAEAVIYVLSTPPHVQIGDIQMRPTEQVT; from the exons ATGGGGCGGGGCGGTGCCCTCgcggcaggggcggggcggggcggggccgccgGCCCGCATCGTCCGCCAGCCGGGATGTGGCCGATCGCCGAGGAGCGGAGGGTGGAGCAGGGGGCGGAGGCCGGCCAGAGTGGAGGCAGGTCCTGGCGTACCTCTGACGCGGGCAGGTCGACGGCGGGCGCCGCGGGGGTGACAAGAGAGCGGCCGGGCCCCTACGACCTAGGGCGGAGCCCGGCGGTCCAAGTGCTCTGCTCCCAGAGCGAGGTGCGCGGGCGGCTCGGGACCCTGGCCAGAGCCGGCATGGAGCGGTGGCGTGACCGGCTGGCACTGGTGACGGGAGCCTCGGGAGGCATCGGCGCGGCCGTGGCCCGGGCCCTGGTCCAGCAGGGTCTGAAGGTGGTGGGTTGTGCCCGCACCGTGGGCAACATCGAG GAGCTGGCTGCAGAATGTAAGAGTGCAGGCTACCCCGGGACTTTGATCCCCTACAGATGCGACCTGTCGAACGAGGAGGACATCCTCTCCATGTTCTCAGCGGTCCGCTCTCAGCACAGTGGTGTGGACATCTGCATCAACAACGCTGGCCTGGCCCGGCCTGACACCCTGCTCTCAGGCAGCACCAGAGGCTGGAAGGAAATGTTCAAT GTGAACGTGCTGGCCCTCAGCATCTGCACGCGGGAAGCCTACCAGTCCATGCGGGAGCGGAAGGTGGATGACGGACACATCATCAACATCAACAG CATGAGTGGCCACCGAGTGCCACCCCCAGCCGAGACCCATTTCTACAGCGCTACCAAGTACGCTGTCACCGCGCTGACGGAGGGGCTGAGGCAAGAGCTCCGGGAGGCCCAGAGCCACATCCGAGCCACG TGCATTTCTCCAGGAGTGGTGGAGACACAGTTTGCCTTCAAACTTCACGACAAGGACCCTGAGAAGGCAGCTGCCACCTATGAACACATGAAG TGTCTCAAACCTGAGGATGTGGCCGAGGCTGTCATCTATGTTCTCAGCACGCCCCCACATGTCCAG ATTGGAGACATCCAGATGAGGCCCACGGAGCAGGTGACCTAG